Proteins encoded by one window of Blautia argi:
- a CDS encoding PRD domain-containing protein yields the protein MYYLLKVLNNNALIARVREDGSERILLGKGIGFGRKTGEEFEEIEGASVYTPVVRETQSSAMSAVNAIDPVYLEAAGKIIQEAEQVFDTIRRDILLPLADHIAFAAKREKEKIFLANPFIPDIKILFGKEYAVALKSREIIEKMTGYRISDDEAGFIALHIHSGLSGEQVSDTLKTTQIIDDCITMLEEYLGDKIYKESLSYIRLMSHLYYMVIRARTGEAVNIELNEFVRKQYPKAGEISELICHYMEKRLEKRLDREEIGFLAIHIQRIL from the coding sequence ATGTATTATCTGTTAAAGGTTTTAAATAACAATGCCCTGATTGCCAGAGTAAGGGAAGACGGCAGTGAGCGGATTCTGCTTGGAAAGGGAATCGGCTTTGGCAGAAAAACGGGAGAAGAGTTTGAAGAGATAGAGGGTGCTTCTGTCTATACCCCGGTGGTGCGAGAAACGCAGAGTTCTGCCATGAGCGCGGTCAATGCCATTGATCCGGTTTACCTGGAGGCAGCAGGGAAGATTATCCAAGAGGCAGAGCAGGTTTTTGATACCATAAGGAGAGATATTCTCCTGCCTCTGGCAGATCATATTGCTTTTGCCGCAAAGAGGGAAAAGGAAAAAATCTTTCTGGCAAACCCTTTTATCCCGGATATTAAAATTCTGTTTGGCAAGGAATATGCCGTTGCTTTAAAAAGCCGGGAAATCATTGAGAAAATGACAGGATACAGAATCTCAGATGATGAGGCAGGCTTTATTGCCCTTCACATTCATTCCGGGCTTTCCGGAGAGCAGGTGTCTGATACTTTAAAGACTACGCAGATTATTGATGACTGCATTACCATGCTGGAGGAATATCTGGGAGATAAGATTTACAAAGAATCCCTTTCCTATATCCGTCTTATGAGTCATTTGTATTATATGGTTATCCGGGCAAGGACAGGGGAAGCAGTGAATATAGAGTTGAATGAGTTTGTAAGAAAACAGTATCCAAAGGCCGGAGAAATTTCGGAGCTGATTTGTCATTATATGGAAAAAAGGCTGGAGAAGAGGCTGGATCGGGAAGAAATAGGATTTCTTGCCATTCATATTCAGCGGATTCTTTAG
- a CDS encoding HPr family phosphocarrier protein, which translates to MKNFVYTIKDEMGIHARPAGMLAKEAKKYESKITITKDGKSADVSRLMAVMSMAVKCGQTVEVQIEGGDEDKAFEGMKEFFEANL; encoded by the coding sequence ATGAAGAATTTTGTGTACACAATCAAAGATGAAATGGGCATTCATGCAAGACCGGCAGGTATGCTGGCAAAAGAGGCAAAGAAGTATGAAAGTAAGATCACCATTACAAAAGACGGAAAAAGCGCAGATGTTTCCAGACTGATGGCTGTGATGTCCATGGCAGTAAAATGCGGACAGACCGTAGAGGTTCAGATAGAAGGCGGCGATGAAGACAAAGCTTTTGAAGGTATGAAGGAGTTCTTTGAAGCCAATTTATAA
- the ptsP gene encoding phosphoenolpyruvate--protein phosphotransferase, producing the protein MKCFQGKSVYKGMALGKISVLKKEANVVKRSKAENPEEELKRVEAAKEKSQQQLQKLYEKALKEVGEASAAIFEVHQMMLEDEDYQESIKNIIRTQEVNAEYAVASTGDNFSEMFASMDDDYMRARAADIKDISERLIRNLSGQDNPDMEFEEPVIVVADDLSPSETVQMDKEKILAFVTVHGSTNSHTAILARMMNIPALIGVDMNLEELSSGMLAVADGFTGQFILEPEEEVQAQAKKKLEEEQEQRALLLQLKGKENVTKSGKKLHIYANIGSVGDVGYVLENDAGGIGLFRSEFLYIGRNELPTEEEQFQAYKQALQNMAGKKVIIRTLDIGADKQADYLNLGEEENPALGYRAIRICLTRPEIFKTQLRALFRASVYGNLSIMYPMITSVEEVKRIQSIVKEVKEELAASQTPYKDVEEGIMIETPAAVMISDELAELVDFFSVGTNDLTQYTLAIDRQNEKLEEFFNPHHKAILKMLQMVVDNAHAAGKWAGICGELGADPELTETFVRMGFDEISVAPSMVLKLRKIVREME; encoded by the coding sequence ATGAAATGTTTTCAGGGAAAGTCTGTATATAAGGGTATGGCTCTTGGAAAAATCTCTGTTTTGAAAAAAGAGGCCAATGTGGTAAAGCGAAGCAAGGCAGAGAATCCAGAGGAAGAATTAAAGAGAGTTGAGGCAGCAAAGGAGAAATCCCAGCAGCAGCTCCAGAAGCTGTATGAAAAAGCGTTAAAAGAAGTAGGGGAGGCCAGCGCCGCAATTTTTGAAGTGCATCAGATGATGCTGGAAGATGAGGATTATCAGGAATCCATTAAAAATATTATCCGTACTCAGGAAGTGAACGCAGAGTATGCAGTTGCGTCCACAGGGGATAATTTTTCCGAAATGTTTGCAAGCATGGACGATGATTACATGAGAGCAAGAGCAGCAGATATCAAGGATATTTCAGAGCGGCTTATCCGAAACCTGTCCGGACAGGATAATCCGGATATGGAATTTGAGGAACCGGTGATTGTGGTGGCAGACGATTTATCCCCCAGCGAAACCGTACAGATGGACAAAGAAAAAATTCTGGCGTTTGTAACAGTTCACGGTTCTACCAATTCTCATACCGCTATTCTTGCCCGTATGATGAACATTCCGGCGTTGATTGGCGTTGATATGAATCTGGAGGAGCTTTCATCAGGAATGCTGGCTGTGGCAGACGGCTTTACCGGACAGTTTATTCTGGAACCGGAGGAAGAAGTGCAGGCACAGGCAAAGAAAAAGCTGGAAGAAGAGCAGGAGCAGAGAGCGTTGCTTTTACAGTTAAAGGGTAAAGAAAATGTGACAAAAAGCGGCAAAAAGCTTCATATTTACGCCAACATCGGAAGTGTGGGAGATGTGGGCTATGTTCTGGAAAACGATGCAGGAGGCATTGGGCTTTTCAGAAGCGAATTCCTCTACATCGGAAGAAATGAACTTCCCACAGAGGAGGAGCAGTTCCAGGCTTATAAGCAGGCGCTTCAGAATATGGCAGGAAAAAAGGTAATTATCCGCACTCTGGATATCGGAGCAGATAAGCAGGCAGATTATCTGAATCTGGGAGAGGAAGAAAATCCGGCGCTGGGATATCGGGCAATTCGCATTTGCCTTACCCGTCCCGAGATTTTCAAAACCCAGTTAAGAGCTCTTTTCAGAGCTTCTGTATACGGAAATCTTTCTATTATGTATCCCATGATTACTTCTGTGGAAGAGGTCAAAAGGATTCAGTCGATTGTAAAAGAAGTCAAGGAGGAGCTGGCGGCTTCCCAAACTCCATACAAAGATGTGGAAGAGGGTATTATGATTGAAACCCCTGCGGCGGTTATGATTAGCGATGAGTTGGCAGAACTGGTGGACTTTTTCAGTGTGGGAACTAATGACCTTACTCAGTATACCCTTGCCATTGACCGTCAGAACGAAAAGCTGGAGGAGTTTTTCAATCCGCATCACAAGGCAATTTTAAAGATGCTTCAGATGGTTGTGGACAATGCCCATGCTGCAGGAAAGTGGGCAGGTATCTGCGGAGAGCTGGGAGCAGACCCGGAACTTACAGAAACCTTTGTGCGTATGGGATTTGATGAGATTTCCGTAGCGCCGTCCATGGTACTGAAGCTGAGAAAGATTGTTCGGGAAATGGAATAA
- a CDS encoding PTS sugar transporter subunit IIA, translating into MFQFFKKKQDSAFYLGAPVKGMAVDLKEVKDPTFSTGMLGQGAAVIPSEGKIYAPADGEIAMVFDTLHAVSMTAENGVEILIHVGLDTVELKGQGFEGHVKAGDKVKKGDLILTVDLEAVKAAGYDVVTPMLVCNTDDYAAVEGISGKEVAPGENLVSIKMK; encoded by the coding sequence ATGTTTCAGTTTTTTAAGAAAAAACAGGACAGCGCCTTTTATCTCGGTGCGCCTGTAAAGGGAATGGCAGTAGACTTAAAAGAGGTAAAGGACCCGACTTTCAGCACCGGTATGCTGGGACAGGGAGCAGCAGTGATTCCTTCAGAGGGAAAAATCTATGCGCCTGCAGACGGAGAAATTGCTATGGTGTTTGACACCCTGCATGCAGTGAGCATGACAGCCGAAAACGGTGTGGAAATTTTAATCCATGTGGGACTGGATACCGTAGAATTAAAGGGACAAGGCTTTGAAGGTCATGTAAAAGCCGGAGATAAAGTAAAAAAAGGGGACTTGATCTTAACTGTAGATCTGGAAGCAGTAAAGGCAGCCGGATATGATGTTGTGACCCCTATGCTGGTATGTAATACAGATGACTATGCAGCCGTAGAAGGAATCAGCGGTAAAGAAGTAGCGCCGGGAGAAAATCTGGTCAGCATTAAGATGAAATAG
- the nagE gene encoding N-acetylglucosamine-specific PTS transporter subunit IIBC: MMRYLQRLGKSLMLPVACLPVAAVLQGIGYWIDPTGWGANNVIAAFLLKGGGCLIDQMPILFAIGVAVGMSDDNDGTAGLAGLVSWLMTTTLLSTDVVAMLTKTAVEKVDPAFAKTQTQFIGILCGLIAAACYNKFKNTKLPDAFSFFSGKRCVAIVTAGASLISSLVLFFVWPIVYNALIALGEFIMNLGPVGAGIYGFFNRLLIPFGLHHALNSVFWFDVAGISDIGKFWGQIEGGVLGETGMYMSGFFPVMMFGLPAAALAMYHTAKTTKKKVAAGLLMSAAFASFLNGVTEPLEFSFMFLAPALYVVHALLTGVSMAVVAALPVRAGFNFSAGLIDWLLSYKAPFAQNPLWLIPIGLVVGVIYYVVFRFVIVKFDMKTPGREDDDIDETKVELANDDFTGIAKIVLEGVGGPANVTSIDNCITRLRLEIKDYTLVDEKKIKSAGVAGVIRPSKTAVQVIIGTKVQFVADEFKKLCK, translated from the coding sequence ATGATGAGATATCTTCAGAGATTGGGAAAATCTCTTATGCTTCCGGTTGCCTGTCTTCCGGTTGCAGCTGTTTTGCAGGGTATTGGATATTGGATCGACCCTACCGGTTGGGGTGCTAATAACGTAATTGCTGCTTTCTTATTAAAGGGCGGCGGCTGTCTGATTGACCAGATGCCAATTCTGTTTGCAATTGGTGTTGCTGTTGGTATGTCTGATGACAACGATGGTACGGCAGGTCTTGCAGGTCTGGTTTCCTGGCTGATGACAACAACCTTACTTTCTACAGATGTTGTAGCTATGCTTACAAAAACAGCAGTAGAAAAGGTAGACCCTGCTTTTGCAAAAACACAGACACAGTTTATCGGTATTTTATGTGGTTTGATTGCAGCAGCATGCTACAACAAATTTAAAAACACGAAATTACCGGACGCTTTCTCCTTCTTCAGTGGAAAGAGATGTGTTGCCATTGTTACAGCAGGCGCGTCCCTGATTTCCAGTTTGGTATTGTTCTTTGTATGGCCAATCGTTTACAATGCATTAATCGCACTTGGCGAATTCATTATGAACCTGGGACCAGTGGGAGCAGGTATTTACGGTTTCTTCAACCGTCTGTTAATCCCGTTCGGTCTGCACCATGCACTGAACTCTGTATTCTGGTTTGACGTTGCAGGTATCAGTGATATCGGTAAATTCTGGGGACAGATTGAAGGCGGCGTATTAGGTGAAACAGGTATGTACATGTCTGGTTTCTTCCCTGTAATGATGTTCGGTCTTCCAGCAGCAGCTCTGGCTATGTACCACACAGCAAAAACAACAAAGAAAAAAGTTGCAGCAGGTCTTTTAATGTCCGCAGCATTTGCTTCTTTCTTAAACGGTGTTACAGAACCTCTGGAATTCTCCTTCATGTTCCTTGCACCGGCTCTGTATGTTGTACATGCATTACTGACAGGTGTGTCCATGGCAGTTGTAGCAGCCCTTCCTGTGCGTGCAGGATTTAACTTCAGTGCAGGTCTTATTGACTGGCTTTTGAGCTATAAAGCTCCGTTTGCACAGAACCCACTGTGGTTAATCCCAATCGGTCTGGTTGTTGGTGTTATCTACTATGTTGTATTCAGATTTGTAATTGTAAAATTCGATATGAAGACACCTGGTAGAGAAGACGATGATATTGATGAAACAAAAGTAGAACTGGCAAATGATGACTTCACAGGTATTGCAAAAATTGTTCTGGAAGGTGTCGGCGGTCCTGCTAATGTAACATCTATTGACAACTGTATTACAAGACTTCGTCTTGAAATCAAAGACTACACATTAGTAGATGAAAAGAAAATCAAATCTGCAGGTGTAGCAGGCGTTATCAGACCAAGCAAAACTGCTGTTCAGGTTATTATCGGAACAAAGGTTCAGTTTGTGGCTGATGAATTTAAAAAGCTTTGTAAATAA
- a CDS encoding copper homeostasis protein CutC produces MEHGVLEVCVDSVESAIAAYQGGADRIELCGDLAVGGVTPSLILFRRIREYTDLKIRVLLRPRFGDFCYSSYEREQMREEAQQFAEMGADAIVTGVLRPDGSLDTEEIRTLLVCAGDAGIALHRAFDMCENPLEALEQVCSLGVKTILTSGQRNSAWEGRALLKELQEKSRGRVEILAGAGVESQNIEPLYRETGITSYHMSGKVKKESLMQFRNPQVSMGFPGFSEYEIWQTSEEKVRNARNVINSLF; encoded by the coding sequence ATGGAACATGGTGTTTTAGAGGTATGTGTAGACAGTGTGGAATCTGCAATCGCAGCATATCAGGGAGGGGCTGACCGGATTGAACTGTGCGGGGATCTGGCAGTGGGAGGCGTGACGCCCTCTTTGATTCTTTTTCGCAGAATCCGGGAATATACGGATTTAAAAATACGGGTGCTTTTGCGGCCGAGATTTGGAGATTTTTGCTACAGCTCTTATGAAAGAGAGCAGATGAGGGAGGAAGCGCAGCAGTTTGCGGAAATGGGAGCAGATGCCATTGTAACCGGGGTTTTAAGACCGGACGGAAGTCTGGATACAGAGGAAATCCGGACACTGCTGGTCTGTGCAGGGGACGCGGGGATTGCCCTGCATCGAGCCTTTGATATGTGCGAAAATCCCTTAGAAGCCCTGGAGCAGGTGTGCAGTCTGGGCGTGAAGACCATACTCACCAGCGGACAGAGAAATTCCGCCTGGGAAGGAAGAGCACTTTTAAAGGAGCTTCAGGAAAAAAGCCGTGGGAGAGTGGAAATCCTGGCAGGGGCAGGCGTGGAAAGTCAGAATATAGAGCCTTTGTATCGGGAAACAGGAATTACCTCTTATCATATGTCAGGAAAGGTAAAAAAAGAAAGTCTGATGCAGTTTCGGAATCCCCAGGTGTCCATGGGATTTCCGGGCTTTTCGGAATATGAAATCTGGCAGACCTCAGAAGAAAAAGTGAGAAACGCCAGAAACGTCATAAACAGTCTTTTCTGA
- a CDS encoding LytTR family transcriptional regulator DNA-binding domain-containing protein: MNKIKNTEKEEVQIFVQKETKEIEKLVKYIEEEGFRSGYLLCRKDSVSVPVKTEHIYYIEAMQEKQYVHTRKDIYKVNQKLYELERALPCFFHAGVKIRYSESACSKGIQTTRRRTDAGRV; the protein is encoded by the coding sequence GTGAACAAGATTAAGAACACGGAAAAAGAAGAGGTTCAGATTTTTGTTCAGAAGGAAACAAAAGAAATTGAGAAACTGGTAAAGTATATTGAGGAGGAAGGCTTTCGTTCCGGCTATCTTTTATGCAGGAAGGACAGCGTTTCTGTTCCTGTAAAGACGGAACATATTTACTATATTGAAGCCATGCAGGAAAAGCAGTATGTGCATACCAGAAAGGACATTTATAAAGTAAACCAAAAGCTCTATGAACTGGAGAGAGCGCTGCCCTGCTTTTTTCATGCGGGTGTCAAAATCCGTTATTCTGAATCTGCATGCAGTAAAGGAATACAAACCACTAGGAGGAGGACTGATGCTGGCAGAGTTTGA
- a CDS encoding LytTR family DNA-binding domain-containing protein → MHAVKEYKPLGGGLMLAEFENGDAAYLSRKYVKELRENGSVN, encoded by the coding sequence CTGCATGCAGTAAAGGAATACAAACCACTAGGAGGAGGACTGATGCTGGCAGAGTTTGAAAACGGGGACGCTGCCTATCTTTCCAGAAAATATGTAAAAGAGCTGAGAGAAAATGGTAGTGTCAACTGA
- a CDS encoding DUF4318 domain-containing protein, whose protein sequence is MKMKKRLSEKAERILVQGSVLGCVMFLVTVVYLGLQKDKAFALQMLPFLLPVLLGYVAFGMVFFFFYYRKERTGESGTLSSFMKGASGIYWIGNLFPLFLAAAALLGKKEPVRIILLLDALLVAGFLIWDYLYMNRCAGEFNRRFRPRQVFLADLEECPQSVEAFCIEIERYCLKNHRSLEFVKRDKPAEICMDGEHYFVELDSYYSQFGPMYSLKFIH, encoded by the coding sequence ATGAAGATGAAGAAAAGACTTTCAGAAAAAGCAGAAAGAATTCTGGTACAGGGAAGCGTGCTGGGCTGTGTGATGTTTCTTGTGACCGTTGTGTATCTGGGACTGCAAAAGGACAAAGCATTTGCGCTGCAGATGTTACCTTTTCTGTTGCCTGTGTTGTTGGGCTACGTTGCTTTTGGCATGGTTTTCTTCTTTTTCTATTACAGAAAAGAGAGAACAGGGGAATCAGGAACTTTAAGCAGCTTTATGAAAGGCGCTTCCGGAATCTATTGGATCGGAAATCTTTTTCCTTTGTTTTTAGCTGCAGCGGCATTGCTGGGAAAGAAAGAGCCGGTACGTATCATTTTGCTTCTGGACGCCCTTTTAGTTGCAGGATTTCTCATCTGGGATTACCTTTATATGAACCGGTGTGCAGGGGAATTTAACCGGCGTTTCCGTCCAAGGCAGGTATTTTTGGCTGACCTGGAGGAATGTCCTCAGTCTGTTGAAGCCTTTTGCATTGAAATTGAGCGGTACTGTCTGAAAAATCACAGGAGTCTGGAATTTGTCAAAAGAGATAAGCCTGCAGAGATATGTATGGACGGAGAACATTATTTTGTAGAATTAGACTCTTACTATTCACAGTTTGGCCCCATGTATTCTTTGAAATTTATTCATTGA